From the Pseudomonas baltica genome, one window contains:
- a CDS encoding ATPase domain-containing protein, with amino-acid sequence MNSKVTINRLATGVPGLDEVLGGGLPEFSFNLIAGPPGCGKTTLAHQIMFALATPERPALFFTVLGEPPLKMLRYQQQFDFFDSDAINHSVRYINLADETQAGNLDEVLRRIVAEVEAHGPALVFVDSFRSVVLASQTADNPNNNLPQFVQQLGMLMTTWQATTFLIGEYFTELDTNPIFTVADGLIWLRQSVQRNSMVRKMEIMKMRGQATLPGLHTFRIDGSGISVFAPAGASPQPATQPPPGALPKRLRMGSASLDEMLGGGLPQGYSLLVAGPSGSGKSILAASFLAQGANEGETGVIAVFEQRPDRSQNPTLARLVEEGKVGLVDSRAPDLSIDEIVHLLLAEITRLKATRVVIDSLSGFELALAPTFRADFRESLSRMVNALTGAGVSVLMTSELEDRYTDLRFSPYGTAFLTDAIIVQRYIEVQSRLLRIMAVVKVRASAHSDELRQYRIDDQGLQIGDRVADREGLLGGSPTRQHVSLAPAGEDNV; translated from the coding sequence ATGAACAGCAAAGTGACCATCAACCGTCTGGCCACCGGCGTACCGGGGCTGGATGAAGTCCTGGGTGGCGGCCTGCCGGAATTCTCGTTCAATCTGATCGCAGGGCCCCCCGGCTGCGGCAAGACCACCCTGGCGCACCAGATCATGTTCGCGCTGGCCACGCCCGAGCGTCCGGCGCTGTTCTTCACCGTGCTTGGCGAGCCACCCCTGAAAATGCTGCGCTACCAGCAGCAGTTCGACTTTTTCGACAGCGACGCCATCAATCATTCGGTGCGCTACATCAATCTGGCGGACGAAACCCAGGCCGGCAATCTCGACGAGGTGCTGCGCCGGATCGTCGCTGAAGTGGAAGCCCACGGCCCGGCCCTGGTGTTCGTCGACTCGTTCCGTTCCGTGGTGCTCGCCAGCCAGACCGCAGACAACCCCAACAACAACCTGCCGCAGTTCGTGCAGCAACTGGGCATGTTGATGACCACCTGGCAGGCCACCACCTTCCTGATTGGCGAGTACTTCACCGAGCTCGACACCAACCCGATCTTCACCGTGGCGGACGGCTTGATCTGGCTGCGCCAGAGCGTTCAGCGCAACTCCATGGTGCGCAAGATGGAAATCATGAAGATGCGCGGCCAAGCGACGCTGCCGGGGTTGCACACCTTTCGCATCGACGGCAGCGGCATCAGCGTGTTCGCCCCGGCGGGTGCCAGTCCGCAGCCCGCGACCCAGCCACCGCCCGGCGCATTGCCCAAGCGTCTGCGCATGGGTTCCGCGAGCCTTGATGAAATGCTCGGCGGCGGTCTGCCACAGGGCTATTCGCTGCTGGTGGCCGGGCCGTCCGGATCTGGCAAGAGTATTCTCGCCGCCAGCTTTCTGGCTCAAGGCGCCAACGAGGGCGAAACAGGCGTGATCGCGGTGTTCGAGCAGCGCCCCGATCGCTCGCAGAATCCGACCCTGGCGCGCCTGGTCGAGGAAGGCAAGGTCGGCCTGGTGGACAGCCGCGCGCCGGATCTGTCGATAGACGAGATCGTGCACTTGCTGCTGGCTGAAATCACCCGCCTCAAGGCTACCCGTGTGGTGATCGACTCGCTGTCCGGCTTCGAGCTGGCGTTGGCCCCGACCTTCCGCGCTGACTTTCGCGAGTCGCTGTCGCGGATGGTCAATGCCCTGACCGGGGCTGGCGTCAGTGTGCTGATGACCTCCGAGCTGGAAGATCGCTACACCGATCTGCGCTTCAGCCCCTACGGCACCGCGTTCCTCACCGATGCGATCATCGTGCAACGCTACATCGAGGTGCAGAGTCGGCTGTTGCGCATCATGGCCGTGGTGAAGGTGCGCGCCAGCGCCCACAGCGATGAGTTGCGCCAATACCGGATCGATGACCAAGGCTTGCAGATCGGCGACAGAGTTGCGGATCGCGAAGGGCTGCTGGGCGGCAGCCCCACCCGGCAACACGTCAGCCTGGCGCCAGCGGGAGAGGACAATGTGTGA
- a CDS encoding ABC transporter permease, which translates to MSQALTLTRARIPIGALLVRALARVGQAALVLWAAFTLSFLILYALPSDPVSIMLNQSGEQNAVDAQQVAALRAEYHLDQPLATQYTIALGRALQLDLGRSIQTGQPVVPALWQALPATAALSIVALGLSLLAGVSLALAATLSRWRWLRDALLGLPAVAVSLPTFWLGLLLLQWLSFGWHWFPAMGNRGWASLVLPALTLAIPTSAVIAQVLARSLAAVGRQPFIDVLRAKGLGRIQVVLRHSLHNALVPVLSLSGVIVGNLLAGSVVTETVFSREGIGRLAQAAVSVQDIPMVQGVVLLAALIFVSVNLLVDALYPLLDPRLGGAR; encoded by the coding sequence ATGAGCCAGGCCCTGACCTTGACCCGCGCGCGCATTCCCATCGGTGCGCTGCTGGTGCGCGCGCTGGCACGCGTGGGCCAGGCCGCGCTGGTGCTGTGGGCGGCCTTCACTTTGTCGTTCCTGATCCTCTACGCGCTGCCCAGCGACCCGGTGAGCATCATGCTCAACCAGAGCGGCGAACAGAATGCGGTGGACGCGCAGCAGGTGGCGGCACTGCGTGCCGAATATCATCTGGACCAGCCCTTGGCCACGCAATACACCATCGCCCTGGGCCGGGCGCTGCAGCTCGACCTGGGCCGTTCGATACAGACTGGCCAGCCAGTGGTGCCGGCGTTGTGGCAAGCCTTGCCGGCCACTGCGGCGCTGAGCATCGTGGCGCTGGGTTTGTCGCTGCTGGCCGGTGTCAGCCTGGCACTGGCGGCCACGTTGAGTCGCTGGCGCTGGTTGCGCGATGCGTTGCTGGGCTTGCCGGCGGTTGCGGTTTCGCTGCCGACGTTCTGGCTGGGGCTGCTGCTGTTGCAGTGGTTGTCGTTCGGCTGGCACTGGTTTCCGGCCATGGGCAATCGCGGTTGGGCCTCTTTGGTGTTGCCCGCGCTGACGCTGGCGATCCCGACCTCGGCCGTCATCGCTCAAGTGCTGGCGCGGTCTTTGGCGGCGGTGGGCCGTCAACCCTTCATCGATGTGCTACGCGCCAAGGGCCTTGGACGAATTCAGGTGGTGCTGCGCCATAGCCTGCACAACGCGCTGGTACCGGTGCTGAGTCTGTCGGGGGTGATCGTCGGTAATCTGCTGGCCGGCTCGGTGGTCACCGAGACGGTGTTTTCCCGCGAGGGCATTGGGCGTCTCGCCCAGGCCGCCGTCAGCGTTCAGGACATTCCCATGGTGCAGGGCGTGGTGTTACTGGCAGCGCTGATTTTCGTCAGCGTCAACCTGTTGGTCGACGCCTTGTATCCCTTGCTTGATCCGCGCCTGGGCGGTGCCCGATGA
- a CDS encoding ABC transporter ATP-binding protein gives MSADNVLQVQDLSIDYHTHAGPVPGISEVSFTVAAGEVLAIVGASGSGKSTTASALIGLLADNARLTGGRLIMAGHDLTDASEALWKTLRGRTVGFVPQDPGQSLDPVKRIGEQLIEAMTVHGVPRRLARERCVELLTRVGLAQAHRLQRRYPHQLSGGMRQRVLIAMAVANDPPLIIADEPTSALDAEVQRQVLDCLQQLARERNSAVVLITHDLGVALERADHLIVMQGGRVVEAGPARQVFTAPRQVYTRALLEAAPARQVLVARQSVRHDAPVILRASGLVKSFSSWFNPQPAAVDDVSFTIAKGSTTSLVGQSGSGKSTTARLLLGLERADHGQVHFAGEEVTTFNRRQWQALRRRIQVVYQNPYASLNPRLTLAQIISEPLHAFGIGDRATQRARAASLLEQVHLPTQLLDTRPAQLSGGQRQRVAIARALALEPELIVLDEPLSALDALVQAQIVALLDELQQRLGLSYLFISHDLATVRRLSDQVVVMRAGKVVEQGPCQQLFEQPAHAYTRQLLGSIPGAGLLEGGQLLAQSCA, from the coding sequence ATGAGTGCCGACAACGTTTTGCAGGTCCAGGACTTGAGCATCGATTACCACACTCACGCCGGCCCTGTGCCCGGCATCAGTGAGGTCAGTTTCACGGTGGCGGCAGGCGAGGTGCTGGCCATCGTCGGTGCGTCCGGCTCGGGCAAATCCACCACTGCCTCGGCGCTGATCGGTTTGCTTGCCGACAACGCACGGCTGACGGGCGGGCGGCTGATCATGGCGGGCCATGACCTGACCGACGCCAGCGAGGCACTCTGGAAAACCCTGCGCGGGCGCACCGTAGGTTTCGTGCCCCAGGACCCGGGCCAGTCGCTGGACCCGGTCAAGCGCATCGGCGAGCAACTGATCGAAGCCATGACCGTGCACGGTGTACCCCGTCGCCTGGCCCGCGAGCGCTGCGTCGAGCTACTCACGCGTGTCGGCCTGGCGCAGGCGCATCGTTTGCAGCGGCGCTATCCGCATCAGCTGTCGGGCGGCATGCGCCAGCGCGTGCTGATCGCCATGGCCGTGGCCAACGATCCGCCGCTGATCATCGCCGACGAACCCACCAGCGCCCTGGATGCCGAGGTGCAGCGCCAGGTGCTCGATTGCCTGCAACAGCTGGCCCGCGAGCGCAACAGCGCGGTGGTGCTGATCACCCATGACCTGGGCGTGGCGCTGGAGCGCGCTGATCATCTGATCGTGATGCAGGGTGGTCGCGTCGTCGAGGCCGGGCCGGCCAGGCAGGTGTTCACCGCGCCGCGGCAGGTCTATACCCGCGCGTTGCTGGAAGCCGCCCCCGCCCGCCAGGTGCTGGTGGCCCGGCAAAGCGTGCGCCATGACGCCCCGGTGATCCTGCGGGCGAGCGGGCTGGTCAAGTCGTTCTCGAGCTGGTTCAACCCGCAACCCGCAGCTGTCGACGACGTCTCGTTCACCATCGCCAAGGGCAGTACCACCAGCCTGGTGGGGCAGTCCGGATCGGGCAAGTCGACCACCGCCAGGCTGCTGCTGGGGCTCGAACGTGCTGACCACGGCCAGGTGCATTTTGCCGGCGAGGAGGTGACCACCTTCAACCGGCGGCAATGGCAAGCCCTGCGCCGACGCATTCAGGTGGTGTATCAGAACCCCTATGCCTCGTTGAATCCGCGCCTCACTCTGGCGCAGATCATCAGCGAGCCGCTGCACGCGTTCGGTATCGGTGATCGCGCCACGCAACGGGCGCGTGCCGCCAGCCTGCTCGAACAGGTCCACCTGCCGACGCAGCTACTCGATACTCGCCCGGCGCAGCTGTCCGGCGGCCAGCGCCAGCGTGTAGCGATTGCCCGCGCCCTGGCGCTGGAGCCGGAGCTGATCGTGCTCGATGAGCCCCTGTCGGCACTGGATGCCTTGGTGCAGGCGCAGATCGTTGCCTTGCTGGACGAACTGCAACAGCGTCTGGGCCTCAGCTATCTGTTCATTTCCCATGATTTGGCGACCGTGCGGCGGTTGTCCGATCAGGTGGTGGTGATGCGCGCTGGCAAGGTGGTGGAGCAGGGGCCCTGCCAGCAGTTGTTCGAGCAGCCGGCACATGCCTACACGCGCCAGTTGCTGGGCAGTATTCCCGGCGCCGGGCTGCTGGAAGGCGGGCAACTGCTGGCGCAGTCCTGCGCCTAG
- a CDS encoding HAMP domain-containing sensor histidine kinase, translating to MKELELQMASATSELQLLGEKTLEARTVLAALQRTLVETQDRISDRQNIAQLLEANEQLVIAILSAQSEVADAPVIPGPAQAPQLREANEQLTIAALSAQNLQGLAERALAQERKILAIVAHELRNPLTPISLIAGRIAKVSSTELPRLQALLEGQVSYMARLVDDLLDVSRATTGKLRLQLQPLDIVPLVRTVVDSCLPVIEQRQLAFSSDLPDHPLRINGDTVRLTQVVTNIITNAAKYTPRGGAVQLSMHAEDGVVMLSIADNGIGISPEALSEIFEPFVQDTQAVGFNGAGLGIGLTVVRELVEAHGGAVVALSDGPNQGSTFIVTLPLLG from the coding sequence ATGAAAGAGCTGGAACTGCAGATGGCCAGCGCCACCAGCGAGCTGCAGCTGCTCGGGGAGAAGACCCTCGAAGCCCGCACGGTGCTGGCGGCACTGCAACGCACCCTGGTCGAGACCCAGGACCGCATCAGCGACCGACAGAACATCGCGCAGTTGCTCGAAGCCAACGAGCAACTGGTCATCGCCATTCTTTCGGCGCAGTCCGAGGTGGCCGACGCCCCCGTCATACCCGGTCCTGCACAGGCGCCGCAGCTGCGCGAAGCCAATGAGCAGCTGACCATCGCGGCACTCAGCGCGCAAAACCTTCAAGGGCTGGCCGAACGCGCCCTGGCCCAGGAGCGCAAGATCCTCGCCATCGTTGCTCACGAGCTGCGCAACCCGCTGACCCCGATCAGCCTGATCGCCGGGCGCATCGCCAAGGTGTCGAGCACCGAACTGCCCCGCTTGCAGGCGCTGCTGGAAGGCCAGGTGAGCTACATGGCGCGCCTGGTGGACGACCTGCTGGATGTATCGCGGGCCACCACCGGCAAGCTGCGCCTGCAACTGCAACCGCTGGATATCGTGCCGTTGGTCAGGACGGTGGTCGACAGCTGCCTGCCGGTGATCGAGCAGCGGCAGTTGGCATTTTCCAGCGACTTGCCCGACCACCCCTTGCGAATCAACGGCGATACGGTACGACTGACTCAAGTCGTCACCAACATCATCACCAACGCGGCCAAATACACCCCCCGCGGTGGCGCGGTACAGCTGTCGATGCACGCTGAAGACGGTGTGGTGATGCTGAGCATCGCCGACAACGGCATTGGCATCTCCCCCGAGGCGCTCTCGGAGATATTCGAGCCCTTTGTCCAGGACACCCAGGCGGTGGGCTTCAATGGCGCGGGCCTGGGGATAGGGCTGACGGTGGTGCGTGAACTGGTAGAGGCCCACGGCGGCGCAGTGGTCGCGCTCAGCGACGGGCCGAACCAGGGCAGCACGTTTATCGTGACGTTGCCGCTGCTGGGTTGA
- a CDS encoding ABC transporter permease: MNLWRRRPLLPLGLIVLALAIGWALWPDLFAQQDPLLGVPAHALQAPGAAHWFGTDQLGRDLYSRTVHGAGLSLRATLLAVLIALLCGIVLGVLAGFFGGWVDGLLMRIVEVLMAIPTLLLAMAVITVLGFGTVNIALAVGLSSVATFARLVRGEVMRWQASTFVEAAHACGVGPWTVIARHILPHATGPVLALAALEFGSAVLAVSALSFLGFGAPPPQPEWGLLVSEGRNYLLAAWWYTSLPGLVVACTVVAANQLGRALQQYNEVRP; the protein is encoded by the coding sequence ATGAACCTGTGGCGGCGTCGGCCGCTGTTGCCATTGGGCTTGATCGTGCTGGCGCTGGCGATCGGCTGGGCACTGTGGCCGGATCTGTTCGCCCAGCAGGACCCTCTGTTGGGCGTGCCGGCCCATGCCTTGCAGGCCCCCGGCGCCGCGCATTGGTTCGGCACCGATCAACTGGGCCGCGACCTGTACAGCCGCACTGTGCACGGTGCCGGGCTGTCGCTGCGCGCGACCCTGCTGGCGGTGTTGATCGCGTTGCTGTGCGGCATCGTCCTGGGCGTGCTGGCCGGATTCTTCGGCGGTTGGGTCGATGGCTTGCTGATGCGCATCGTCGAAGTGTTGATGGCCATCCCGACCCTATTGCTGGCCATGGCGGTGATTACCGTGCTGGGCTTCGGCACGGTCAATATCGCCTTGGCGGTGGGGTTGTCGTCGGTGGCCACGTTTGCCCGGCTGGTGCGCGGCGAGGTCATGCGTTGGCAGGCCAGCACCTTCGTCGAGGCAGCGCATGCCTGCGGCGTCGGGCCCTGGACGGTGATTGCCCGGCACATCCTGCCCCACGCCACCGGGCCGGTGCTGGCCTTGGCGGCACTGGAATTCGGTAGCGCGGTACTGGCGGTGTCGGCCCTGAGTTTCCTCGGCTTCGGCGCGCCGCCGCCGCAACCGGAATGGGGTTTGCTGGTGTCGGAGGGGCGCAACTATCTGCTCGCGGCTTGGTGGTACACCAGCCTGCCCGGGCTGGTCGTGGCCTGCACGGTGGTGGCTGCCAACCAGTTGGGGCGCGCGCTGCAACAGTACAACGAGGTAAGACCATGA
- a CDS encoding FadR/GntR family transcriptional regulator, with protein MQDEPQAPDRKRSPGLAHEIVAGLIQRIRLGQIAPGEKMPSESTLVREHGVSRTVVREAISQLQASGLVETRHGIGTFVLARDERQGLHLTRDTELSVRGILELRLGLETQAAALAAVRRSEAQLLQMRQALDDYQNSLTNNDSSVEADVRFHRLIAEATGNVYFTDIIHHLGSSVIPRTRINAQERGATDLTPFGRQANQEHEAILKAIRRQDPDAARAAMWLHLSNSLERMTAS; from the coding sequence ATGCAAGACGAACCCCAAGCTCCCGATCGCAAGCGTTCCCCCGGCCTGGCACACGAAATCGTGGCCGGGCTGATCCAGCGCATCCGCCTCGGCCAGATCGCTCCCGGCGAAAAGATGCCTTCCGAATCGACCCTGGTGCGTGAGCATGGCGTCAGCCGCACCGTGGTGCGCGAGGCGATTTCCCAACTGCAGGCCTCAGGGCTGGTGGAAACCCGACACGGTATCGGCACCTTCGTATTGGCACGCGACGAGCGCCAGGGCTTGCACCTGACCCGCGATACCGAGCTCAGCGTGCGCGGCATCCTCGAACTGCGCCTGGGCCTGGAGACTCAAGCCGCGGCCCTGGCGGCCGTGCGTCGCAGCGAGGCGCAACTGCTGCAGATGCGCCAGGCACTGGATGATTATCAGAACTCGTTGACCAACAACGACAGCAGCGTCGAGGCCGATGTGCGTTTCCATCGACTGATCGCCGAGGCGACCGGCAACGTGTACTTCACCGACATCATCCATCATCTCGGCAGCTCTGTAATTCCGCGCACCCGCATCAATGCGCAGGAGCGGGGCGCCACCGACCTGACCCCGTTCGGTCGCCAGGCCAATCAGGAGCACGAGGCCATTCTCAAGGCCATTCGCCGCCAGGATCCGGACGCGGCGCGGGCGGCGATGTGGCTGCATTTGAGTAATAGTCTGGAGCGGATGACGGCATCTTGA
- a CDS encoding Crp/Fnr family transcriptional regulator, which produces MSDPPLPTGNHLLAALTHEELARLAPHLEVVPLTLGEVLYEPGDTLRHVYFPTNCIVSLLHVTESGASAEIAVVGNEGLIGIALFMGGESTSSRAVVQSAGSALRLPGQKLKDEFNRHGDLLLLMLRYTQALITQMSQTALCNRHHSIDQQLCRWLLLSLDRLPGNQLTMTQELIANMLGVRREGVTEAAGKLQRQSVIEYSRGHIKVLDRPQLERLSCECYSVVKTETDRLLHYTRRQER; this is translated from the coding sequence ATGTCCGATCCACCGCTACCGACCGGCAATCACTTGCTGGCCGCCCTTACCCATGAAGAACTAGCGCGCCTCGCCCCGCATCTGGAGGTGGTCCCCCTGACGCTGGGCGAGGTCCTGTACGAGCCCGGCGACACCCTGCGCCACGTGTACTTCCCCACCAACTGCATCGTGTCCTTGCTGCACGTCACCGAAAGCGGCGCGTCGGCGGAAATCGCCGTGGTCGGCAACGAAGGGCTGATCGGCATCGCCCTGTTCATGGGCGGCGAGAGCACCTCCAGCCGCGCCGTGGTGCAGAGTGCCGGCAGTGCGTTGCGCCTGCCGGGGCAGAAACTCAAGGACGAATTCAATCGCCACGGCGATCTGCTGTTGCTGATGCTGCGCTACACCCAGGCGCTGATCACCCAAATGTCGCAGACCGCCCTGTGCAATCGCCACCACTCCATCGACCAGCAACTGTGCCGCTGGCTGCTGCTGTCGCTGGACCGCCTGCCCGGCAATCAACTGACCATGACCCAGGAGCTGATCGCCAACATGCTCGGCGTGCGCCGCGAAGGCGTCACCGAAGCGGCAGGCAAGCTGCAACGCCAGAGCGTGATCGAATACAGCCGCGGGCACATCAAGGTGCTGGATCGCCCGCAGTTGGAGCGGCTCAGTTGCGAGTGTTATTCGGTGGTGAAGACCGAGACTGATCGGTTGCTTCATTACACGCGGCGCCAGGAAAGGTGA
- a CDS encoding MFS transporter, producing MHDSTNAPTASAGNPVLARAISKVKRHVLPLFVIMFIVNYLDRVNIGFVRTHMEHDLGIGAAAYGFGAGLFFIGYALFEVPSNMLLQKVGARLWLTRIMFTWGVTATLMAFIQNETHFYILRFLLGVAEAGFFPGVIYYFTRWLPGVERGKAIAIFLSGSALASLISGPLSGVLLQITGLGLHGWQWMYIIEGLASVALCVFVWFWLDSKPHDAKWLSAEEKDALVGEIDREQRERDAATTVRPTIGMLLKDRQIMLFCALYFCIQLTIYAATFWLPSIIKKMGDLSDIQVGFYNSIPWLISIVAMYAFASLSGKFKFQQAWVASALLIAALGMFLSTTGGPIFAFIAICFAAIGFKSASSLFWPIPQGYLDARIAAAVIALINSIGNLGGFVAPATFGFLEQSTGSIQGGLYGLAGTSVIAAILVFFARTLPKPSAAVTPTTPTAAATLGKSH from the coding sequence GTGCATGACTCAACCAACGCCCCTACTGCGTCCGCGGGCAACCCCGTGCTGGCGCGGGCCATCTCCAAGGTCAAGCGGCATGTCCTGCCGCTGTTCGTCATCATGTTCATCGTCAACTACCTCGACCGCGTCAATATCGGCTTCGTGCGCACGCACATGGAGCACGATCTGGGCATCGGTGCAGCGGCCTACGGCTTTGGCGCCGGGTTGTTCTTCATCGGCTATGCGCTATTTGAAGTACCCTCCAACATGCTGCTGCAGAAGGTCGGCGCCCGCCTGTGGCTGACCCGCATCATGTTCACCTGGGGCGTCACCGCGACGCTGATGGCCTTCATCCAGAACGAAACCCACTTCTACATCCTGCGCTTTCTGCTGGGCGTGGCCGAAGCCGGGTTCTTCCCTGGGGTGATCTACTACTTCACCCGTTGGTTGCCAGGCGTCGAGCGCGGCAAGGCGATCGCCATCTTCCTCAGCGGTTCGGCACTGGCTTCGCTGATCAGCGGCCCGCTGTCCGGCGTGCTGTTGCAAATTACCGGGCTGGGCCTGCATGGCTGGCAGTGGATGTACATCATCGAAGGCCTGGCCTCGGTGGCGCTGTGCGTGTTCGTGTGGTTCTGGCTCGACTCCAAACCCCATGATGCCAAGTGGCTGAGCGCTGAGGAGAAGGATGCCCTGGTGGGTGAAATCGACCGCGAACAGCGCGAGCGCGATGCTGCCACCACCGTCAGACCGACCATCGGCATGCTCCTCAAGGACCGCCAGATCATGCTGTTCTGCGCGCTGTACTTCTGCATTCAGCTGACCATCTACGCCGCCACCTTCTGGCTGCCCAGCATCATCAAGAAAATGGGCGACCTCAGCGACATTCAGGTGGGCTTCTACAACTCCATCCCCTGGCTGATCTCGATCGTGGCGATGTACGCCTTCGCTTCGCTGTCGGGCAAGTTCAAGTTCCAGCAGGCCTGGGTCGCCTCGGCGCTGCTGATCGCGGCGCTGGGCATGTTCCTGTCGACCACCGGCGGGCCGATCTTCGCCTTTATCGCCATCTGCTTCGCGGCGATTGGTTTCAAGTCGGCCTCGTCGCTGTTCTGGCCGATCCCCCAGGGCTACCTGGATGCACGCATCGCTGCAGCAGTGATTGCCCTGATCAACTCGATCGGCAACCTCGGCGGCTTCGTAGCGCCAGCCACCTTCGGCTTCCTCGAGCAATCCACCGGCTCGATTCAAGGCGGCCTCTACGGCCTGGCCGGGACCTCGGTGATCGCCGCGATCCTGGTGTTCTTCGCCCGCACGCTGCCCAAGCCGAGTGCCGCCGTTACCCCTACCACACCGACCGCCGCTGCGACGCTGGGCAAGTCGCACTGA
- the gudD gene encoding glucarate dehydratase yields MNTELQYHASKAPVVTSLQVIPVAGHDSMLMNLSGAHGPFFTRNIVILKDSAGNTGVGEVPGGERIRETLEDARSLVVGQPIGQYQRILNQMRSTFAARDSGGRGLQTFDLRITIHAVTAMEAALLDLLGQFLEVPVAALLGEGQQRDAVKMLGYLFYIGDRNATDLAYRNEADASDDWLRLRHEQAMTPEAVVRLAEAAKARYGFNDFKLKGGVLRGAEEIEAVTALAERFPDARITLDPNGAWSLKEAISLCRDQHHVLAYAEDPCGAENGYSGREVMAEFRRATGLPTATNMIATDWREMGHAIQLQSVDIPLADPHFWTMQGSVRVAQMCHEWGLTWGSHSNNHFDISLAMFTQVAAAAPGEITAIDTHWIWQDGQRLTKAPLQIVDGLVKVPAKPGLGVDIDMDAVAKAHELYKGMGLGARDDSVAMQFLIPGWRFDNKAPCLVR; encoded by the coding sequence ATGAATACAGAACTCCAGTACCACGCCAGCAAAGCTCCCGTCGTCACCAGCCTGCAGGTCATCCCTGTAGCCGGCCACGACAGCATGCTGATGAACCTCAGCGGCGCCCATGGCCCGTTCTTCACCCGCAACATCGTGATTCTCAAGGACAGCGCCGGTAACACCGGCGTCGGCGAAGTCCCCGGCGGCGAGCGCATCCGCGAGACCCTCGAAGACGCCCGCAGCCTGGTGGTCGGCCAGCCCATCGGCCAGTACCAGCGCATCCTCAACCAGATGCGCAGCACCTTCGCCGCTCGCGACTCCGGCGGTCGCGGCCTGCAGACCTTCGACCTGCGCATCACCATCCACGCCGTCACCGCCATGGAAGCCGCCTTGCTCGACCTGCTCGGCCAGTTCCTCGAAGTCCCGGTCGCCGCCCTGCTCGGCGAAGGCCAGCAGCGCGATGCGGTGAAGATGCTCGGCTACCTGTTCTACATCGGCGACCGCAACGCCACCGACCTGGCCTACCGCAACGAAGCCGACGCCAGCGACGACTGGTTGCGCCTGCGTCACGAGCAAGCCATGACCCCCGAGGCCGTGGTGCGCCTGGCCGAAGCCGCGAAAGCCAGGTATGGCTTCAACGACTTCAAACTCAAAGGCGGCGTGCTGCGGGGCGCCGAGGAAATCGAAGCGGTCACCGCCCTGGCCGAGCGCTTCCCGGATGCGCGCATCACCCTCGACCCCAACGGCGCCTGGTCCCTCAAAGAAGCCATCAGCCTGTGCCGCGACCAACATCACGTGCTGGCCTATGCCGAAGACCCGTGCGGCGCCGAAAACGGCTACTCGGGCCGTGAAGTCATGGCCGAATTCCGCCGCGCCACCGGCCTGCCGACCGCCACCAACATGATCGCCACCGACTGGCGCGAAATGGGCCACGCCATCCAGCTGCAATCGGTGGATATCCCGCTGGCCGACCCACACTTCTGGACCATGCAGGGCTCGGTACGGGTCGCGCAGATGTGCCACGAATGGGGCCTGACCTGGGGCTCGCACTCCAACAACCACTTCGACATTTCGCTGGCGATGTTCACCCAGGTGGCCGCCGCCGCACCGGGCGAGATCACCGCGATCGACACCCACTGGATCTGGCAGGACGGCCAGCGCCTGACCAAGGCCCCGCTGCAGATTGTCGACGGCTTGGTCAAGGTGCCGGCCAAGCCGGGCCTGGGCGTGGACATCGACATGGATGCCGTGGCCAAGGCTCACGAGTTGTACAAGGGCATGGGCCTGGGCGCGCGGGATGACAGCGTGGCCATGCAGTTCCTGATTCCGGGTTGGCGCTTCGATAACAAGGCGCCTTGCCTGGTACGTTGA